In Mycolicibacterium alvei, a single window of DNA contains:
- a CDS encoding response regulator yields MTPTNSAKTRVLVIDDEPQILRALRINLSVRGYEVDTATNGGQGLRIAADHRPDVIVLDLGLPDMSGIEVLAGLRGWLSAPVIVLSARTDSSDKVEALDAGADDYVTKPFGMDEFLARLRAAVRRGAAASETDEPVIETSSFTVDLAAKKVTKNNHEVHLTPTEWGMLEMLVRNRGKLVGREELLKEVWGPAYAKETHYLRVYLAQLRRKLEDDPAHPVHLLTEAGMGYRFQE; encoded by the coding sequence GCGGATCAACCTGTCGGTGCGCGGTTACGAGGTCGACACCGCCACCAACGGCGGACAGGGACTTCGCATCGCCGCCGATCACCGGCCCGACGTGATCGTGCTCGATCTCGGCCTGCCGGACATGTCGGGCATCGAGGTGCTGGCCGGGCTTCGCGGCTGGCTCTCGGCACCGGTGATCGTGCTCTCGGCCCGTACCGACTCATCGGACAAGGTTGAGGCCCTCGATGCCGGCGCCGACGACTACGTCACCAAACCCTTTGGCATGGATGAGTTCCTGGCCCGGCTGCGCGCCGCGGTGCGCCGTGGAGCGGCAGCTTCCGAGACCGATGAGCCGGTCATCGAAACCTCCTCGTTCACCGTCGATCTCGCCGCTAAGAAGGTGACGAAGAACAACCACGAGGTACACCTGACCCCCACCGAGTGGGGCATGCTGGAGATGCTGGTGCGCAACCGCGGCAAGTTGGTGGGCCGCGAGGAGCTGCTCAAAGAGGTGTGGGGGCCTGCCTACGCCAAGGAGACGCATTATCTGCGGGTGTACCTGGCGCAACTGCGCCGCAAGCTCGAGGACGATCCGGCACATCCGGTGCACCTGCTGACCGAGGCGGGGATGGGCTACCGCTTCCAGGAGTGA
- a CDS encoding propionyl-CoA synthetase: protein MSGYRALFDASLDDPATFWADAAKAVTWTSEPQRILDDSRPPFYRWFPDAELNTCANALDRHVAERGDQAALIYDSPVTGTKATYTYRELRDATAQFAGALRGLGVNKGDLVVIYMPMIPEAVIAMLACARLGAVHSVVFGGFAAHELATRIDDARPVVVVSASCGIEPTRIIEYKPMLDAALDIAEHKPRACVVLEREQSPCGLVDGRDHDWQQLVAAAQPADPVPVAATDPLYVLHTSGTTGKPKGIVRDNGGHAVALLWSMRHIYDVAPGDVFWAASDVGWVVGHSYIVYAPLLLGATTVLYEGKPIGTPDAGAFWRVAAEYGVKALFTAPTAIRAIKKEDPEGTQIGNYDLSGLKYLFQAGERLDPDTYQWAASKLGIPIVDNWWQTETGWPIAANPMGLEVLPIKPGSATVPMPGYDVQILQSDGTLCDPGEEGAICIKLPLPPGTLPTLWGDDHRYVASYLSAFTGYYLTGDGGYLDSDDYLFVMGRTDDVINVAGHRLSTGSIEAVLADHPSVAECAVIGVADELKGQVPRGFVVLKSGATGDKIAEELVTRVRENIGAVAVFKKVDVVAALPKTRSGKILRKTMRGIADGLDEPVPSTIEDPAVLDAIKDVLRP from the coding sequence ATGTCCGGTTACCGCGCCCTGTTTGACGCCAGCCTCGACGATCCGGCCACGTTCTGGGCCGACGCCGCCAAGGCGGTGACCTGGACCTCCGAGCCCCAGCGCATACTCGACGACTCCAGGCCGCCGTTCTACCGCTGGTTCCCCGACGCTGAGCTCAATACGTGCGCCAACGCCCTGGACCGCCACGTCGCCGAACGCGGCGATCAGGCCGCACTGATCTACGACTCCCCCGTCACCGGCACCAAGGCCACCTACACCTACCGCGAGTTGCGCGACGCCACCGCCCAGTTCGCCGGCGCCCTACGCGGGCTCGGGGTGAACAAGGGCGATCTCGTCGTGATCTACATGCCGATGATCCCCGAGGCCGTCATCGCGATGCTGGCCTGCGCCCGGCTCGGCGCGGTGCACTCGGTGGTGTTCGGTGGGTTCGCCGCGCACGAGTTGGCCACCCGCATCGACGACGCCCGCCCCGTGGTCGTGGTGAGCGCATCCTGCGGTATCGAACCCACCCGCATCATCGAGTACAAGCCGATGCTGGATGCGGCGCTCGACATCGCCGAGCACAAGCCCAGGGCCTGCGTCGTCCTGGAGCGCGAGCAGAGTCCCTGCGGATTGGTCGACGGGCGGGATCACGACTGGCAGCAGTTGGTGGCCGCCGCCCAACCGGCTGATCCGGTGCCGGTGGCCGCCACCGACCCGTTGTACGTGCTGCACACCTCGGGCACCACCGGCAAACCCAAGGGCATCGTCCGTGACAACGGCGGGCACGCGGTGGCCCTGCTGTGGAGCATGCGCCACATCTACGACGTGGCACCCGGCGACGTGTTCTGGGCGGCCTCCGATGTCGGCTGGGTCGTCGGGCACTCCTACATCGTCTACGCCCCCCTGCTCCTGGGCGCGACAACCGTTCTCTACGAAGGTAAACCGATCGGCACCCCCGATGCCGGCGCATTCTGGCGGGTAGCCGCCGAGTACGGCGTCAAGGCGCTGTTCACCGCCCCGACCGCGATCCGCGCGATCAAGAAGGAAGACCCCGAAGGCACCCAGATCGGCAACTACGATCTGTCCGGCTTGAAGTATCTGTTCCAGGCCGGCGAGCGCCTCGACCCCGACACCTACCAGTGGGCCGCGAGCAAGCTCGGCATCCCGATCGTCGACAACTGGTGGCAGACCGAAACGGGCTGGCCCATCGCCGCCAATCCGATGGGGCTGGAAGTGCTGCCGATCAAACCGGGTTCGGCGACGGTGCCGATGCCCGGCTACGACGTACAGATCCTGCAGTCGGACGGCACCCTGTGCGACCCCGGCGAGGAGGGCGCCATCTGCATCAAGCTGCCGCTTCCGCCAGGCACGCTGCCAACGCTGTGGGGCGACGACCATCGTTACGTGGCGTCGTACCTGTCGGCATTCACCGGGTATTACCTCACCGGCGACGGCGGCTACCTGGACTCCGACGACTACCTGTTCGTGATGGGCCGCACCGACGACGTGATCAATGTTGCCGGGCACCGGCTGTCCACCGGGTCGATCGAGGCCGTGCTGGCCGACCACCCGTCCGTGGCCGAATGCGCGGTGATCGGCGTCGCCGACGAACTCAAGGGTCAGGTGCCGCGAGGCTTCGTGGTGCTCAAGTCCGGGGCCACGGGCGACAAGATCGCCGAGGAGCTGGTGACGCGGGTGCGGGAGAATATCGGTGCGGTAGCGGTTTTCAAGAAGGTCGACGTCGTGGCGGCGTTGCCGAAGACCCGCTCGGGCAAGATCTTGCGCAAGACCATGCGCGGTATCGCCGACGGACTCGACGAGCCGGTCCCGTCCACCATCGAGGATCCCGCCGTGCTCGACGCGATCAAGGACGTCCTGCGCCCCTGA